A genomic region of Phragmites australis chromosome 2, lpPhrAust1.1, whole genome shotgun sequence contains the following coding sequences:
- the LOC133900449 gene encoding pectinesterase-like produces MPPLPRRPKHLLVLLIVTFSSAAAAASDEANTVPFYPTAEAAAAAHCEGTLYRELCLSTLADIPDLHKKPLPDVICASVNRTEDVVTAIASNCSSYLNDRSLTLTARDRLAITDCIELFSTTMDELRATTADLESPAATSNGSAPLGTRRATMDHVMTVLSAGITNQYTCLDGFKYQNGSSVRRYIEPTVHHVSHMVSNSLAMAKKLPGARPSASTPSPSSSSTAEQAETETVARQPFMGYGQMVKGFPRWVRPGDRRLLQAPAASVTPDAVVAKDGSGNYTTVSAAVAAAPTNSAKRYVIYIKAGAYLENVEVGKKQKNLMFVGDGIGKTVIKASRNVADGSTTFRSATVAVVGNNFLARDLTIENSAGPSKHQAVALRVGADLSAFYRCSFVGYQDTLYVHSLRQFFRDCDVYGTIDFIFGNAAVVLQGCNLYARKPLPNQSNVFTAQGREDPNQNTGISIQKCKVAAASDLVGSESSTKTYLGRPWKLYSRTVFMQSQLDSLIDPAGWLEWNGNFALDTLYYGEYMNRGPGAGTSGRVKWKGYHVITSSAEASAFTVGSFIDGDVWLAGTSIPYTTGL; encoded by the exons ATGCCACCCTTACCCAGGAGACCCAAGCATCTCCTTGTCCTCCTCATTGTCACATTCtctagcgccgccgccgccgcctccgacgAGGCTAACACGGTCCCCTTCTACCCCACGGCGgaggccgccgctgccgcgcaCTGCGAAGGCACGCTGTACCGGGAGCTCTGCCTGTCCACGCTCGCCGACATCCCGGACCTGCACAAGAAGCCCCTCCCGGACGTCATCTGCGCCTCGGTCAACCGCACAGAGGACGTCGTCACGGCCAttgcctccaactgctcctcttACCTCAATGACAGGTCCCTCACCCTCACCGCGCGGGACCGCCTGGCCATCACCGACTGCATAGAGCTCTTCTCCACCACCATGGACGAGCTCCGGGCCACCACCGCCGACCTCGAATCCCCTGCCGCCACCTCCAACGGCTCGGCCCCTCTGGGCACCAGGCGCGCCACCATGGACCACGTCATGACGGTGCTCTCGGCGGGCATCACGAACCAGTACACCTGCCTCGACGGCTTCAAGTACCAGAACGGCAGCAGTGTGCGGCGCTACATTGAGCCCACCGTCCACCACGTCTCCCACATGGTCAGCAACTCGCTCGCCATGGCCAAGAAGCTGCCCGGCGCCAGACCCAGCGCGTCcacgccgtcgccgtcctcgTCGTCGACGGCGGAGCAGGCGGAGACGGAGACTGTGGCGCGTCAACCGTTCATGGGGTACGGGCAGATGGTGAAGGGGTTCCCGAGGTGGGTGCGGCCCGGGGACCGGCGGCTGCTGCAGGCCCCGGCGGCGAGCGTGACCCCCGACGCGGTGGTGGCGAAGGACGGGAGCGGGAACTACACGACGGTGtcggcggccgtggcggcggcgccgacCAACTCGGCGAAGCGGTACGTGATCTACATCAAGGCCGGGGCGTACCTGGAGAACGTGGAGGTGGGGAAGAAACAGAAGAACCTGATGTTCGTCGGCGACGGCATCGGCAAGACCGTCATCAAGGCCAGCCGCAACGTCGCCGACGGCTCCACCACCTTCCGCTCCGCCACAGTCG CTGTTGTGGGCAACAACTTCTTGGCGCGCGACCTGACGATCGAGAACTCGGCGGGCCCGTCGAAGCACCAGGCGGTGGCGCTCCGCGTGGGCGCGGACCTGTCGGCGTTCTACCGGTGCAGCTTTGTGGGCTACCAGGACACGCTCTACGTGCACTCCCTCCGCCAGTTCTTCCGCGACTGCGACGTTTACGGCACCATCGACTTCATCTTCGGCAACGCCGCCGTCGTGCTCCAGGGCTGCAACCTCTACGCTCGCAAGCCGCTGCCGAATCAGAGCAACGTCTTCACGGCGCAGGGGCGGGAGGACCCCAACCAGAACACGGGCATCTCCATCCAGAAATGCAAGGTGGCCGCGGCGTCCGACCTCGTCGGCTCCGAGTCCTCGACCAAGACGTACCTGGGCCGGCCGTGGAAGCTGTACTCGCGCACGGTGTTCATGCAGTCGCAGCTGGACTCGCTGATCGACCCGGCCGGGTGGCTGGAGTGGAACGGCAACTTCGCGCTCGACACGCTCTACTACGGCGAGTACATGAACAGGGGCCCCGGCGCCGGCAC